The Clostridium sp. DL-VIII DNA window TTTGAGTGCTGAATTAATAGCATCAGGAACATTAGGTGTTACAGAAATTCCAAGATATATATTTAAAGTATATTTTCCAACTCTGCCTGTATCTTTATCTTTAATTCCTATATTTATCGTATATTTAGCTATGCCCTTAAATTTAAGTTTAATTGAATTAGTCTCTTCATTAAGCTCTACTCCATTAACAGTAATTGAGTAAGAATCATCTTCTGGTACTGTCTCAAGCTCAACAACCTCCGCATCTTCATCTAATTCTACATTATAAGAAGTACTACTCTTATTAAAACCAATTGTATTACCATCTATATCAATATCCTTTAAGTAAACAGCTTCCTTGCCGCCTCTAAAGATATAAACAGTATATTCTGATATAGTTTGAGTCTTATCATCTTCAACTTCTATTTTAACCTTATTTTTTCCTTTATCCAAAGTCAGTTCTTCTTTATAATAATTATCCTTAGTTACCACATCTCCATTAACTTTCACAATGTCATTAGGATCATCCGGTTTTGCCTTAATGAACGCTTCCTCAGTATCTTTATCAACATCTACAATATAAGAGTATACATCCTCAGAAAAACTTATATTATCTCCTTCGCTCACATAAATACCTTTTAAATGAGGTTCATCATCTTCTTCCGCATAAGCCCTTATAGTCATTAGACTTAAACAACTTAACTCTATAATGCAAAAAATACCTGCAACAAACAATATGGTTATTATGTTTTTTATTTTATTTCCCATATCTCGTCTCCTCTTTAGGCGCATTCCAAAAAAATAACTAAATTCCATTTCCCTGGATACTCTTAATTATCGTATGGCTGCAATCCCCCTGCCTGGCTCACTATAAATTATCACCTGCTCTCTAACAAAATCCAGCAGTTTTTGACCCACTCTATTCCTTCGTGCGCCTTATCTGATGTCTAGATTTACATTCTCTATAATAATGGTAACATATGTGATGCTTTACTGTAAACTTAATGGAAGCTTCCAAAATATTAATTTTATATTAATTTTTATCAAAGAAAATCTTAAGATAAAGAAAAAGCTGCTACTATAGTGATTTTTAATCACTATAAGTAGCAGCCTTTTACTCTTAAGACTTAATAGTATGAATCTTTTATCTTTCGTGTGTTAGAGGGGTGAGCTCAAGAATGAGCAAATAAACTTGTCTCACAATTCACCACCTTTAATTATACATCTTGTCTTTATTAATCCAGACATAACTATAGTCTTTTTTAAGGAAACTCGACTCGCATACGCTCGCTGAGTAAGAGATTTGGGTTCTCTACTTAACCCAAGCTCCTGATGCGTTTAATTTATAGCCATCAACAACTGTGTTAGCTAACATTGCACCTGATGCATTTAAGTAATACCAAGTTCCATTGTCATTTAACCAACCAGTAGCCATTGCTCCTGATGCTTTTAAGTAGTACCAAGTTCCGTTATCATTTACCCAACCAGTAGCCATTGCTCCTGATGCATTTAAGTAATACCAGTTAGCTCCATCTTGTACCCAGCCAGTCTTCATAGCACCTGATCCATTTAAGAAGTA harbors:
- a CDS encoding cadherin-like beta sandwich domain-containing protein; translation: MGNKIKNIITILFVAGIFCIIELSCLSLMTIRAYAEEDDEPHLKGIYVSEGDNISFSEDVYSYIVDVDKDTEEAFIKAKPDDPNDIVKVNGDVVTKDNYYKEELTLDKGKNKVKIEVEDDKTQTISEYTVYIFRGGKEAVYLKDIDIDGNTIGFNKSSTSYNVELDEDAEVVELETVPEDDSYSITVNGVELNEETNSIKLKFKGIAKYTINIGIKDKDTGRVGKYTLNIYLGISVTPNVPDAINSALKPNQWVLVNGRWRYNDALGNRLKGTWYYDNKYKSYFHFSNMGNMQTGWIDDEGNWYYLNSKGEMQTGWVKYEDQWYYLNSKGAMQIGWVFNDGKWYYLRRDGTMTTGWIVSNDNWYYLNSSGDMRTGWMYYGKKWYFFDNSGAIHTGWLNLGDEWYYFNVDGSMKSGEWIYYDRKWYYFNLIGNMRHAVEGDLNSGWLSKDNVFYYFNEDGSARTSPIIIDGYTYYFNEYGEFKYGYYNN